The following are from one region of the Mus caroli chromosome 13, CAROLI_EIJ_v1.1, whole genome shotgun sequence genome:
- the Znf184 gene encoding zinc finger protein 184 isoform X2, protein MISQLEQGTEPWTEDSCIPVGSLEDWKKRTGNSVSLLELDISEEHLSSESVVTNSKRDDGSLEKLQANQQMLPREVKITEKTAPTCESNLSVSSSLITQTEVALDQPSTKTRAKQNSHPVKKEKLCKCNECGKAFTYCSALIRHQRTHTGEKPYKCNECNKAFSRSENLLNHQRIHTGDKPYKCDQCGKGFIEGPSLTQHQRIHTGEKPYKCDECGKAFSQRTHLVQHQRIHTGEKPYTCTECGKSFSQRGHFMEHQKIHTGEKPFKCEECEKTFTRSTHLTQHQKIHTGEKTYKCNECGKAFNGPSTFIRHHMIHTGEKPYECNECGKAFSQHSNLTQHQKTHTGEKPYDCAECGKAFSYWSSLAQHLKIHTGEKPYKCSDCGKAFSYCSSLTQHRRIHTREKPFECSECGKAFSYLSNLNQHQKTHTQEKAYECKECGKAFIRSSSLAKHERIHTGEKPYQCHECGKTFSYGSSLIQHKKIHTGERPYKCNECGRAFNQKIHLTQHKRIHTGAKPYACPKCGKTFRHCSSLAQHQKTHTEEKLYQCNKCEKTFSQNSRLTQHQRIHTGEKPYKCNECDKCFTGSMHLAEHQSTHTRGKPYNSECPQTCSQSTYLTQHLKIHSGEKLFGCEDCGKAFQCHSALTKHQRLHPAVAAVGTSLT, encoded by the coding sequence actggaagaaaagaactggaaATAGTGTGTCACTCCTAGAACTTGACATTTCTGAAGAGCATCTATCCTCAGAGTCAGTAGTAACCAACAGCAAAAGGGATGATGGGAGTTTAGAGAAGCTTCAAGCAAACCAACAGATGCTGCCAAGAGAAGTCAAAATAACGGAGAAAACAGCACCCACTTGTGAGAGCAACCTCAGTGTGAGCTCAAGCCTCATAACACAAACGGAAGTAGCTCTCGATCAGCCTTCCACTAAAACAAGGGCCAAGCAGAATTCCCACCCAGTTAAAAAGGAGAAGCTGTGTAAGTGCAACGAATGTGGTAAAGCTTTTACTTACTGTTCTGCTCTCATCCGCCACCAAAGAAcgcatactggagagaaaccctataaatgtaatGAATGTAACAAAGCTTTCAGCAGAAGTGAAAACCTTTTAAACCATCAGAGAATCCATACGGGAGATAAACCGTATAAATGTGACCAGTGTGGAAAGGGTTTCATTGAGGGTCCATCTCTCACTCAACATCaaagaattcacactggagaaaagccctATAAATGTGATGAATGTGGGAAGGCCTTTAGTCAGAGGACCCATCTTGTTCAGcatcagagaattcacactgGTGAGAAGCCATATACTTGTACCGAGTGTGGGAAATCCTTCAGCCAGAGAGGTCACTTTATGGAGCACCAGAAaattcatacaggagaaaaaCCTTTCAAGTGTGAGGAATGTGAGAAAACCTTCACCAGGAGCACACACCTCACTCAACATCAGAAAATTCACACTGGGGAGAAAACTTACAAGTGTAATGAATGTGGGAAGGCCTTCAACGGCCCATCAACGTTTATCCGTCACCATATGattcatactggagaaaagcCTTATGAGTGTAAtgaatgtggcaaagccttcagCCAGCACTCCAACCTGACTCagcatcagaaaacacacactgGGGAGAAACCCTATGACTGTGcagaatgtgggaaagcctttagtTACTGGTCATCCCTAGCTCAGCACCTGAAAatccatacaggagagaagccctacaAGTGTAGCGACTGCGGGAAGGCCTTCAGTTACTGCTCCTCCCTTACTCAGCACCGGAGGATTCACACCCGAGAGAAGCCCTTTGAGTGCAGTGAGTGTGGAAAGGCTTTCAGCTATCTGTCAAACCTTAATCAGCATCAGAAAACTCACACCCAGGAGAAAGCCTATGAATGTaaggaatgtgggaaagcctttatcCGGAGTTCATCTCTTGCTaagcatgaaagaattcatactggagagaagccttatcAATGTCATGAATGTGGGAAAACCTTCAGCTATGGCTCATCTCTTATTCAGCATAAGAAAATCCATACTGGTGAAAGACCTTACAAGTGTAATGAATGTGGGCGAGCCTTCAACCAGAAAATACACCTTACACAACACAAGAGAATTCATACAGGGGCAAAGCCGTATGCCTGCCCCAAGTGTGGGAAGACCTTTCGACACTGTTCATCTCTTGCTCAACATCAAAAAActcacacagaagaaaaactCTACCAGTGTAACAAATGTGAAAAAACCTTCAGCCAGAACTCCCGTCTGACTCAGCATCAGCGAATTCATACGGGAGAGAAGCCCTATAAGTGCaatgaatgtgacaaatgctttaccgGGAGCATGCACCTGGCTGAACATCAGAGTACTCATACTAGAGGGAAACCTTACAACTCTGAGTGCCCACAGACTTGCAGCCAGAGCACATACCTCACTCAGCATCTGAAGATTCATTCAGGAGAGAAGCTTTTTGGGTGTGAGGACTGTGGAAAAGCCTTCCAGTGTCACTCTGCTCTCACCAAACACCAGAGATTGCACCCTGCTGTGGCTGCTGTAGGAACGTCATTAACATAG